A window of the Natronomonas salina genome harbors these coding sequences:
- a CDS encoding 16S ribosomal RNA methyltransferase A gives MRDPDALIARAGVRGDPERDQHFLVDDRVLDRLPGYLPDGTDTSHVLEVGGGAGALTDRLLSVADRLTVVERDETLAEFLETEFADAVDEGRLTVLHGDALEVDLPEFTASVSNLPYGVSSEIAFRLLPEKRPLVLMFQKEFAERMAADPGTDEYGRLSVTAGHYADVEVVEPVPKEAFAPPPAVESAVVRTTPRDPDYEVPDDEAFMALVRAVFTQRRKTMRNAVRNTTHISGIEDADAVVEAAGEELMSDRAGNVPPAEFARLARIAAEVS, from the coding sequence ATGCGCGACCCCGACGCGCTCATCGCCCGCGCCGGCGTGCGCGGCGACCCAGAGCGCGACCAGCACTTCCTCGTCGACGACCGGGTCCTCGACCGGCTGCCCGGCTACCTGCCCGACGGGACCGACACCTCGCACGTCCTCGAGGTCGGCGGCGGCGCCGGAGCCCTCACCGACCGCCTGCTGTCCGTCGCCGACCGCCTCACCGTCGTCGAGCGCGACGAGACGCTCGCGGAGTTCCTCGAAACGGAGTTCGCCGACGCCGTCGACGAGGGGCGGTTGACGGTCCTGCACGGCGACGCCCTCGAGGTCGACCTCCCGGAGTTCACCGCGTCGGTCTCGAACCTCCCGTACGGCGTCTCCTCGGAGATCGCCTTCCGGCTGCTGCCCGAGAAGCGCCCGCTCGTGTTGATGTTCCAGAAGGAGTTCGCCGAGCGGATGGCCGCCGATCCGGGGACCGACGAGTACGGCCGCCTCTCCGTGACGGCGGGCCACTACGCCGACGTGGAGGTCGTCGAGCCGGTGCCGAAGGAGGCCTTCGCCCCCCCGCCGGCCGTCGAGAGCGCCGTCGTGCGGACGACGCCGCGGGACCCCGACTACGAGGTGCCCGACGACGAGGCGTTCATGGCGCTCGTCCGCGCGGTGTTCACCCAGCGCCGGAAGACGATGCGCAACGCCGTCCGGAACACGACGCACATCTCCGGCATCGAGGACGCCGACGCCGTCGTCGAGGCGGCCGGCGAGGAGCTGATGAGCGACCGCGCGGGGAACGTCCCGCCCGCGGAGTTCGCCCGGCTCGCGCGCATCGCCGCCGAGGTCTCGTGA
- a CDS encoding 4Fe-4S dicluster domain-containing protein, producing MRDGVMSVGEGTRIFPDVEACIDCGGCVVACKRTWDVPRDEQRISIATMLEGQEAAAGLNASNTEALDQGESPGETSIPMQCYHCENAPCVSVCPTDSLMKSDSEFVEVQDDLCVGCQYCLSACPFGAPQFPDDDDGAASVVGSGGKMDKCTMCEERQDVGKGPACAEECSTDAILVGTPAEIADELDRRDSGSFFNQQSMEIVFGEDAGEFS from the coding sequence ATGCGCGACGGCGTGATGAGCGTCGGCGAGGGGACGCGGATCTTCCCCGACGTCGAGGCCTGCATCGACTGCGGGGGCTGCGTCGTGGCCTGCAAGCGCACCTGGGACGTCCCCAGGGACGAACAGCGGATCAGCATCGCGACGATGCTGGAGGGCCAGGAGGCCGCCGCGGGACTGAACGCCAGCAACACGGAGGCGCTGGACCAGGGCGAGTCGCCGGGGGAGACCTCGATCCCGATGCAGTGTTACCACTGCGAGAACGCCCCCTGCGTCTCGGTCTGCCCGACGGACTCGCTGATGAAGTCCGACAGCGAGTTCGTCGAGGTCCAGGACGACCTCTGCGTCGGCTGTCAGTACTGCCTGTCGGCCTGCCCGTTCGGGGCCCCGCAGTTCCCGGACGACGACGATGGCGCCGCGTCGGTCGTCGGCTCCGGCGGCAAGATGGACAAGTGTACGATGTGCGAGGAGCGCCAGGACGTTGGCAAGGGACCGGCCTGCGCCGAGGAGTGCTCGACGGACGCCATCCTCGTCGGCACCCCCGCAGAGATCGCCGACGAACTGGACCGTCGGGACAGCGGGTCGTTCTTCAACCAGCAGTCGATGGAGATCGTCTTCGGCGAGGACGCCGGTGAGTTCTCGTGA
- a CDS encoding 4Fe-4S dicluster domain-containing protein: MNVGAFVCSCGGSCDVDLETARDGVRDVEVVASSELLCRDGLPAMEKVVDEYDLDQLVVTAPDAGCQATFDDVLDRKGLHPDAAAYVDHRESAAWVHDAAEATDKTARLLNAEVAGLKEEPVSRTIERDAGDSVAVVGDPETAAALSDSADVTLVADGEEYAGADADLDDVAFARGEVVAVEGSFGDFEVTLASRVTEDCISCLDCVREGPEGVTARPVQIPADAPDGEWTDVCPTDAIDLDGVTRTLAFDQVVYPGGTAPARGGQMGFYTGPVDAGTVAAVESLLGGVEKPAHLDLDMEVCAAGASSQEGCTACVDACPHEAVSRPAIDEVEFDLAACQDCGACTSACPTGATRLRDPSNERIAREVEALLTSEADDGGWLFSRGTDGIETEVVAFVCSERAADRLREYGRRARRDDDISYPPILPVRVNCTDTVGEAHVMHALAAGADGVAVVGCGDSCLHSGPDPKAELVERLDRATADLGLGERVTFLAPGPSPEPFCADLESFVDGLEDSPIPSGEHEATGTIDDPDRENDPFDSHAWTLESVRALLEHVEPEREVIRGLKDFGLMEVSDACNLTPTCTNLCPTGAIQRTDDGDLLFNHERCVNCELCEEGCPETAITMRQGLDLSLLPENRTAEEAPEQGPAWSRVYEGEMAECVRCGDPFTSQGSVDKVRAEVGDVVEGIAPDASHSVFEYCGDCRSRLLFEGGEKR; the protein is encoded by the coding sequence ATGAACGTAGGGGCATTCGTGTGTTCGTGCGGGGGGTCCTGCGACGTGGACCTCGAGACGGCCCGAGACGGCGTCAGGGACGTGGAGGTCGTCGCCTCCTCGGAACTGCTCTGCCGGGACGGGCTCCCGGCGATGGAGAAGGTCGTCGACGAGTACGACCTCGACCAGCTGGTCGTCACGGCGCCCGACGCGGGGTGTCAGGCGACCTTCGACGACGTGCTCGACCGCAAGGGCCTGCACCCGGACGCGGCGGCGTACGTCGACCACCGCGAGAGCGCCGCCTGGGTCCACGACGCCGCCGAAGCCACCGACAAGACCGCCAGACTGCTGAACGCCGAGGTCGCGGGCCTGAAGGAGGAGCCGGTCTCCCGGACCATCGAGCGGGACGCCGGAGACAGCGTCGCCGTCGTCGGCGACCCCGAGACCGCCGCGGCACTTTCCGACTCCGCCGACGTGACCCTCGTCGCGGACGGCGAGGAGTACGCCGGCGCCGACGCGGACCTCGACGACGTCGCGTTCGCCCGCGGCGAGGTCGTCGCCGTCGAGGGCTCCTTCGGCGACTTCGAGGTGACGCTCGCCTCGCGGGTCACCGAGGACTGCATCTCCTGTCTGGACTGCGTGCGGGAGGGCCCGGAGGGCGTGACCGCCCGCCCCGTCCAGATCCCCGCCGACGCCCCGGACGGGGAGTGGACCGACGTCTGCCCGACCGACGCCATCGACCTCGACGGCGTCACCCGCACCCTGGCGTTCGACCAGGTCGTCTATCCAGGGGGGACCGCCCCCGCGCGCGGCGGCCAGATGGGATTCTACACCGGACCGGTCGACGCCGGCACCGTCGCCGCCGTCGAGTCGCTGCTCGGCGGCGTCGAGAAGCCGGCCCACCTCGACCTCGACATGGAGGTCTGCGCGGCGGGCGCCTCCTCCCAGGAGGGCTGTACGGCCTGCGTGGACGCCTGCCCCCACGAGGCGGTGTCCCGGCCCGCCATCGACGAGGTCGAGTTCGACCTGGCCGCCTGCCAGGACTGCGGCGCCTGCACCTCGGCGTGTCCCACCGGCGCCACCCGGCTCCGGGACCCCTCCAACGAGCGGATCGCCCGCGAGGTCGAGGCGCTGCTCACCAGCGAGGCGGACGACGGCGGCTGGCTGTTCTCCCGCGGCACCGACGGCATCGAGACGGAGGTCGTCGCCTTCGTCTGCTCGGAGCGGGCGGCCGACCGCCTCCGGGAGTACGGCCGGCGGGCCCGTCGGGACGACGATATCTCCTACCCGCCGATCCTCCCGGTCCGGGTCAACTGTACGGACACCGTCGGCGAGGCCCACGTGATGCACGCGCTCGCGGCCGGCGCCGACGGCGTCGCGGTCGTCGGCTGCGGCGACAGCTGTCTCCACTCCGGCCCCGACCCGAAGGCCGAACTCGTCGAGCGACTGGACCGCGCGACCGCCGACCTCGGACTCGGGGAGCGCGTGACCTTCCTCGCACCCGGCCCCTCACCGGAGCCGTTCTGCGCGGACCTGGAGTCGTTCGTCGACGGCCTCGAGGATTCGCCCATCCCGTCCGGGGAACACGAGGCGACCGGCACCATCGACGACCCCGACCGCGAGAACGACCCGTTCGACTCCCACGCCTGGACGCTGGAGTCCGTCCGGGCGCTGCTCGAGCACGTCGAGCCAGAACGGGAGGTGATCCGCGGGCTGAAGGACTTCGGCCTGATGGAGGTCTCCGACGCCTGCAACCTGACGCCGACCTGCACGAACCTCTGTCCGACCGGCGCCATCCAGCGGACCGACGACGGCGACCTGCTGTTCAACCACGAGCGCTGCGTCAACTGCGAGCTCTGCGAGGAGGGCTGCCCCGAGACGGCCATCACGATGCGCCAGGGGCTCGACCTCTCGCTGCTGCCCGAGAACCGCACGGCCGAGGAGGCTCCCGAACAGGGCCCGGCCTGGTCCCGCGTCTACGAGGGGGAGATGGCCGAGTGCGTCCGCTGCGGGGACCCGTTCACCTCGCAGGGGTCGGTCGACAAGGTCCGCGCGGAGGTCGGCGACGTCGTCGAGGGCATCGCGCCCGACGCCTCCCACTCGGTCTTCGAGTACTGCGGGGACTGCCGCTCGAGGCTGCTGTTCGAGGGAGGTGAGAAGCGATGA
- a CDS encoding cytochrome b/b6 domain-containing protein, with amino-acid sequence MTNLDHGKFTRVTTTFHSLLALDVFLLFFTGYAIMFNDELWWMVSLLGGATGVTALHRIAGFGLIALVVFWMVLMLITPTGRSNFGQILPNGSDVEAFIQDVKFMLGRADERHPNARQFAGYEADEVPLLSYVGKGVVAIFAIELTLLTISGLLIWSKTGVAMYFQSRAVAMGFVVFHGLLGIIMLMGVMFHIFEHGFHPAFYPVETKAFIPRSMIPESHDRDDEDREGTGIERLSLSPSWHSVSTIMGTLTVVGIVSVLVGSIFDEGYPVPRELVLGGGPTNLLLTVGINIAVLVLFVGIVLSMYGNLVRVRWEKQIRDETGGAVADGGRTESDD; translated from the coding sequence GTGACGAACCTCGACCACGGCAAGTTCACGCGGGTGACGACGACGTTCCACTCGCTGCTGGCCCTGGACGTGTTCCTGCTGTTCTTCACGGGCTATGCCATCATGTTCAACGACGAGCTGTGGTGGATGGTGAGCCTGCTCGGCGGGGCGACGGGCGTGACGGCGCTGCACCGCATCGCCGGCTTCGGGCTCATCGCGCTGGTCGTCTTCTGGATGGTGCTGATGCTCATCACGCCGACCGGCCGGAGCAACTTCGGGCAGATCCTCCCGAACGGCTCCGACGTCGAGGCGTTCATCCAGGACGTCAAGTTCATGCTCGGCCGCGCCGACGAGCGCCACCCCAACGCCCGGCAGTTCGCCGGCTACGAGGCCGACGAGGTGCCGCTGCTCAGCTACGTCGGGAAGGGCGTCGTCGCCATCTTCGCCATCGAGCTCACCCTGCTCACGATATCGGGGCTGCTCATCTGGTCGAAGACCGGCGTCGCGATGTACTTCCAGTCGCGGGCCGTCGCGATGGGGTTCGTCGTCTTCCACGGCCTGCTGGGCATCATCATGCTGATGGGCGTGATGTTCCACATCTTCGAACACGGGTTCCACCCGGCGTTCTACCCCGTGGAGACGAAGGCGTTCATCCCCCGGTCGATGATCCCCGAGTCCCACGACCGCGACGACGAGGACCGGGAGGGGACCGGCATCGAGCGGCTCTCCCTCTCGCCGTCCTGGCACTCGGTGAGCACCATCATGGGGACGCTCACCGTCGTCGGCATCGTCTCGGTGCTGGTCGGCAGCATCTTCGACGAGGGCTACCCCGTCCCGAGGGAGCTAGTCCTCGGCGGCGGACCGACGAACCTGCTTCTGACCGTCGGCATCAACATCGCGGTGCTGGTGCTGTTCGTCGGCATCGTCCTGTCGATGTACGGTAACCTCGTCCGGGTCCGCTGGGAGAAGCAGATCCGAGACGAGACCGGCGGCGCGGTGGCCGACGGCGGACGGACCGAGTCCGACGACTGA
- a CDS encoding 5-methyltetrahydropteroyltriglutamate--homocysteine methyltransferase has protein sequence MTEVIATTPGLFPLPDWAKDELSDLKGHQKDDLIAGDESGEIAAAYGRARTEVVDRQLEAGLDRVVEGQLRWDDMLAHPLSVHDSVETRGIVRYYDNNNFYREPVVTGELDFDGDVAAELDASADVNQAVLPGPYSLSELATDEHYEDDAAFLDAVGEFLAGEAEAFPEVETLFLLEPSLVTEAPDDGEDERASRAIDAVADAVDCEVVVHTYWGAIPEKPYAHLMDADVDAIGFDFVSDHEENLYNVQEYGTKDSVALGVVDGQNTLVETPEEINERIDWVQDNVPAQDFDTVYATANTELFYLPVNKAEAKLDALADAAATEVPQ, from the coding sequence ATGACAGAGGTAATCGCCACGACACCCGGGCTGTTCCCGCTGCCCGACTGGGCGAAAGACGAGCTGTCGGACCTGAAGGGCCACCAGAAGGACGACCTCATCGCCGGCGACGAGAGCGGCGAGATCGCCGCGGCGTACGGCCGCGCGCGCACCGAGGTCGTCGACCGGCAACTCGAGGCCGGCCTCGACCGCGTCGTCGAGGGGCAGCTCCGGTGGGACGACATGCTCGCCCACCCGCTGTCCGTCCACGACAGCGTCGAGACCCGCGGCATCGTCCGCTACTACGACAACAACAACTTCTACCGGGAGCCGGTCGTCACCGGCGAGCTGGACTTCGACGGCGACGTCGCCGCCGAACTGGACGCCAGCGCCGACGTGAACCAGGCCGTCCTCCCCGGCCCCTACTCCCTCTCGGAGCTCGCGACCGACGAGCACTACGAGGACGACGCCGCGTTCCTCGACGCCGTCGGCGAGTTCCTCGCCGGCGAGGCCGAGGCTTTCCCAGAGGTCGAGACCCTGTTCCTGCTGGAGCCGTCGCTCGTCACCGAGGCGCCCGACGACGGCGAGGACGAGCGGGCCAGCCGGGCCATCGACGCGGTCGCCGACGCCGTCGACTGCGAGGTCGTCGTCCACACCTACTGGGGGGCCATCCCGGAGAAGCCCTACGCCCACCTGATGGACGCCGACGTCGACGCCATCGGCTTCGACTTCGTCTCCGACCACGAGGAGAACCTCTACAACGTCCAGGAGTACGGCACGAAGGACTCCGTCGCCCTCGGCGTCGTCGACGGCCAGAACACGCTGGTCGAGACGCCCGAGGAGATCAACGAGCGCATCGACTGGGTGCAGGACAACGTCCCCGCCCAGGACTTCGACACCGTCTACGCGACCGCCAACACCGAGCTGTTCTACCTGCCCGTCAACAAGGCCGAGGCGAAGCTCGACGCCCTCGCCGACGCCGCCGCCACGGAGGTGCCCCAATGA
- a CDS encoding methionine synthase — protein MTANLLADTRDQFRPEDHPTDHFLLTTVVGSYPKPKWLNRAKELAEDDDRDFDDEDLDEALDDAARVITNEHVRSGLDVVVDGEMRRNEMVEYFAHRIEGYEFNGPVKVWGHNYFDKPSVADEVEYDEPWLVDEFEFTTGVTTRPVKVPITGPYTLASWSFNEHYETEEELAYELADLVNEEIEALVEAGARYIQIDEPALATTPDDHAIVGECLEHIADGVPENVRLGLHVCYGDYSRIYPEILDMPVHEYDLELANGDYEQLDVFKETEFTKDLALGVVDVHTTDVETVEEIKENIKRGFEVVPPERLTVSPDCGVKLLPREVAYRKMENMVQAAREVEAELDSGEITVGYAGSAPADD, from the coding sequence ATGACCGCCAACCTGCTCGCCGACACCCGCGACCAGTTCCGCCCCGAGGACCACCCGACAGACCACTTCCTGCTGACGACCGTCGTCGGCTCGTACCCGAAGCCGAAGTGGCTCAACCGGGCGAAGGAGCTCGCGGAGGACGACGACCGCGACTTCGACGACGAGGACCTCGACGAGGCCCTCGACGACGCCGCCCGCGTCATCACGAACGAGCACGTCCGCTCGGGCCTCGACGTCGTCGTCGACGGCGAGATGCGGCGCAACGAGATGGTCGAGTACTTCGCCCACCGCATCGAGGGCTACGAGTTCAACGGCCCCGTGAAGGTCTGGGGGCACAACTACTTCGACAAGCCCTCCGTCGCCGACGAAGTCGAGTACGACGAGCCGTGGCTCGTCGACGAGTTCGAGTTCACCACCGGCGTCACGACCCGCCCGGTGAAGGTGCCGATCACCGGCCCATACACCCTCGCCTCCTGGTCGTTCAACGAGCACTACGAGACCGAGGAGGAGCTCGCCTACGAGCTCGCGGACCTCGTCAACGAGGAGATCGAGGCCCTCGTGGAGGCCGGCGCCCGCTACATCCAGATCGACGAGCCCGCCCTCGCGACGACGCCGGACGACCACGCCATCGTCGGCGAGTGCCTCGAGCACATCGCCGACGGCGTCCCGGAGAACGTCCGCCTCGGGCTCCACGTCTGCTACGGCGACTACTCCCGTATCTACCCCGAGATCCTCGACATGCCGGTCCACGAGTACGACCTCGAGCTCGCCAACGGCGACTACGAGCAGCTCGACGTCTTCAAGGAGACGGAGTTCACGAAGGACCTCGCCCTCGGCGTCGTCGACGTCCACACCACCGACGTCGAGACCGTCGAGGAGATCAAGGAGAACATCAAGCGCGGCTTCGAGGTCGTCCCGCCGGAGCGGCTCACCGTCTCGCCGGACTGCGGCGTGAAGCTGCTGCCCCGCGAGGTCGCCTACCGGAAGATGGAGAACATGGTCCAGGCGGCCCGCGAGGTCGAGGCGGAGCTCGACTCCGGCGAGATCACGGTCGGCTACGCCGGTAGCGCGCCCGCCGACGACTGA
- a CDS encoding HemK2/MTQ2 family protein methyltransferase produces the protein MTLQDRREMPTVYEAAEDSRLLAETVVDRIGGDERVLEVGVGSGYIAGRVAEETGARVVGCDVNPEACEMARDEGVEAVRSNLADPFAADSFDVVLFNPPYLPTPPEEEWDDPLEHALSGGEDGRRVIRPFLADVGRVLRPDGRIYLLISSLTNVDAVSELAADAGLAAREVAEKSFPFERLVVLEITHEHS, from the coding sequence GTGACCCTCCAGGACCGCCGGGAGATGCCGACGGTGTACGAGGCCGCCGAGGACTCCCGCCTGCTCGCCGAGACGGTCGTCGACCGCATCGGGGGCGACGAGCGAGTCCTGGAGGTGGGCGTCGGGTCGGGCTACATAGCCGGTCGCGTCGCCGAGGAGACGGGCGCCCGTGTCGTCGGCTGCGACGTCAACCCCGAGGCCTGCGAGATGGCTCGCGACGAGGGCGTCGAGGCGGTCCGGTCGAACCTCGCGGACCCCTTCGCCGCCGACAGCTTCGACGTAGTGCTGTTCAACCCGCCGTACCTCCCGACGCCGCCGGAGGAGGAGTGGGACGACCCCCTCGAGCACGCCCTCTCGGGGGGCGAGGACGGCCGGCGGGTCATCCGGCCGTTCCTCGCGGACGTGGGACGCGTCCTCCGTCCCGACGGGCGAATCTACCTCCTGATTTCGTCGTTGACCAACGTCGACGCCGTCTCGGAACTGGCCGCCGATGCGGGCCTCGCCGCTCGCGAGGTGGCCGAGAAGTCGTTCCCGTTCGAGCGGCTCGTCGTCCTGGAGATAACTCACGAGCATTCGTGA
- a CDS encoding mechanosensitive ion channel domain-containing protein, with translation MDNNPVEQSLATVALALSFLVAVWVIFLGGPPLKRRYSDEIVDIARTLTIMVAALASAGVFVVIWRVQGRVLTAMGTLLPENPERMGLLLFVAFLVLLGTYVLTRVTKRTVRHWSKSGRISPHQREVAHHAIQIGLFVVALVFILGLFDYNPRDLFLGAGVIGVIVGFAARKTLSGVLSGFVILFGRPFEAGDWIAVGDREGIVTEITLFNTQIRTFNEEHVLVPNDSVTDREVTNYSKTDRLRIITEVGVDYDADIDVAATIAKEAIEGCDSVADTPGPDVILDSFADSSVVLQLRYWIDKPTIQRKLGAQNEVIDTVKKAFEEEDIKIPYPQRELMGREETDGLQLSSEPDVTVENEVQPAVRRVRADSTAVEEPVEDRYRTDDEMEGRPEAARDDDVEAEVEMEADDEEGDGSESGGDEGETDPETEPAHPEDGAAHDGDGDADGEPAEEEAPDEEVPSEGPPEEETGR, from the coding sequence GTGGACAACAACCCGGTCGAGCAGTCCCTCGCGACCGTCGCGCTCGCGCTGTCGTTCCTCGTCGCCGTCTGGGTCATCTTCCTCGGTGGGCCGCCGCTGAAGCGGCGGTACAGCGACGAGATCGTCGACATCGCGCGAACGCTCACCATCATGGTCGCGGCGCTGGCCTCCGCCGGCGTCTTCGTCGTCATCTGGCGGGTCCAGGGCCGGGTCCTGACGGCGATGGGGACCCTCCTGCCGGAGAACCCCGAGCGGATGGGCCTCCTGCTGTTCGTCGCCTTCCTCGTCCTGCTGGGGACGTACGTCCTCACGCGCGTCACGAAGCGGACGGTCCGCCACTGGTCGAAGTCGGGGCGCATCTCCCCCCACCAGCGCGAGGTCGCCCACCACGCCATCCAGATCGGGCTGTTCGTGGTCGCCCTCGTGTTCATCCTCGGGCTGTTCGACTACAACCCGCGGGACCTCTTCCTCGGGGCCGGCGTCATCGGCGTCATCGTCGGCTTCGCCGCCCGGAAGACGCTCTCGGGGGTGCTCTCGGGGTTCGTCATCCTCTTCGGCCGGCCCTTCGAGGCCGGCGACTGGATCGCCGTCGGCGACCGGGAGGGGATCGTCACCGAGATCACCCTCTTCAACACGCAGATCCGGACGTTCAACGAGGAGCACGTCCTCGTCCCGAACGACAGCGTGACCGACCGGGAGGTCACCAACTACTCGAAGACCGACCGGCTGCGGATCATCACGGAGGTCGGCGTCGACTACGACGCCGACATCGACGTCGCGGCGACCATCGCCAAGGAGGCCATCGAGGGCTGCGACTCCGTGGCCGACACCCCCGGGCCCGACGTCATCCTCGACTCCTTCGCGGACAGCTCCGTCGTGCTGCAGTTGCGCTACTGGATCGACAAGCCGACCATCCAGCGGAAGCTCGGCGCCCAGAACGAGGTCATCGACACCGTCAAGAAGGCCTTCGAGGAGGAGGACATCAAGATCCCCTACCCGCAGCGCGAGCTCATGGGTCGCGAGGAGACCGACGGCCTCCAGCTGTCCTCCGAGCCCGACGTGACCGTCGAGAACGAGGTCCAGCCGGCCGTCCGCCGCGTGAGGGCCGACTCGACGGCCGTCGAGGAGCCCGTCGAGGACCGGTACCGCACCGACGACGAGATGGAGGGCCGGCCCGAGGCCGCCCGCGACGACGACGTCGAGGCAGAGGTCGAGATGGAGGCCGACGACGAAGAGGGCGACGGCAGCGAGAGCGGAGGCGACGAAGGAGAGACCGATCCGGAGACAGAACCAGCGCACCCGGAGGACGGCGCCGCCCACGACGGAGACGGTGACGCCGACGGAGAACCAGCGGAGGAAGAGGCCCCCGACGAGGAGGTCCCCAGTGAGGGGCCCCCCGAGGAGGAGACCGGACGGTGA